One Methylophilus sp. TWE2 DNA segment encodes these proteins:
- a CDS encoding chemotaxis protein CheW yields MHPQPLTEDLASHFKKVNDFRTHIYQLQHAWDSLALMAQLSGTGSEMEETRSAFNTISNDVLRHLSQETLHKTAAQLSSKAFEIINLLVRNLFERTADIGFFATDDDLREYLEMQAADSLDAGDQHRIEFRFQEYQKKYTVYENIVLFDAQGHLLHQLDDTQTTLFHYHPIVELAQQSTDPYVERFYETEINGRMRKSLVYAHEVRSKDDSRSLGVLCLCFKFVNELDTIFRNLISPNDWTIGVLLDEERNVIASSDPYQIPPGINLCVNTDTDWFITRFSGREYLCVTKQSEGYQGYQGPGWLGQAMIPLEHAFNQSIHDTINNIDADTLRKVMRSPLIFSESLLNIPKQAANIQSKLNQSVWNGNIWQSNYVNTQQKNFSKSLLSEISHTGHKTQKIIENMVSELYQTVVSVMLENSSFYAQLAVEIMDRNLYERANDVRWWALTHVFREMLAQSHLADEDKSKMTAVLRYINSLYTVYDNLIIFDRKGEVMAVSNMQYAHLVGQPLADEWVGRTRSCNSTQDYVVSQFEPTPLYNDKPTYIYAAPIRHLDGNSIVGGIAIVFDSSPQFQAMLQDVIPRDKTDTPVKGSFTLFVNEQLSVIASTHPDFNTSDTFELMPAITKLKEGDQLFDIAVYQNTYYAVGARAAYGYREFKSEQDSYRNKIVALIFTPLGKVDEINQRIHAEAQVIHNKFNPSLFSQSGQESQEYATFYVGDSWLGIEARFVREAIDEEQLRTLPESAPFIAGMHTYREGVIPVIDLARMLGHPHYFTDYRQIVVIEDKDQSLKFGVFVSALGEIPYLTTQQIQPMNTFFRGASNNPGVAIANLAQHSMLTLITASSLWEKVLTGRTQPEAQVYA; encoded by the coding sequence ATGCACCCGCAACCTTTAACTGAGGATTTAGCTAGCCACTTCAAGAAGGTCAATGATTTTCGAACCCACATTTACCAACTGCAACATGCCTGGGATAGCCTGGCATTGATGGCCCAGCTGTCGGGAACAGGGTCTGAGATGGAAGAAACCCGTAGCGCATTCAACACCATCTCAAACGATGTATTACGCCATCTATCGCAGGAAACCCTGCATAAAACGGCAGCACAACTCTCTTCCAAAGCCTTTGAGATTATTAACCTGCTCGTCCGCAACCTGTTTGAACGAACGGCTGATATTGGCTTTTTCGCCACCGATGATGACCTACGTGAATATCTGGAGATGCAGGCTGCAGATAGCCTGGACGCAGGAGATCAGCACCGGATAGAGTTTCGCTTCCAGGAGTACCAGAAGAAATATACGGTTTACGAGAATATTGTGCTGTTTGATGCGCAAGGACATCTTTTACATCAACTGGATGATACGCAAACCACGTTATTCCATTACCACCCGATTGTTGAACTGGCACAGCAATCCACAGACCCTTATGTGGAGCGCTTTTATGAAACCGAGATCAATGGCAGGATGCGTAAATCACTGGTGTATGCGCACGAAGTACGTAGCAAAGATGACAGCCGTTCGTTAGGGGTCCTTTGCCTGTGCTTTAAATTCGTCAACGAGCTGGATACTATTTTCCGCAACCTGATTTCCCCCAATGACTGGACCATAGGTGTCCTGCTTGATGAAGAGCGCAATGTGATTGCTTCCAGCGATCCCTATCAGATCCCCCCCGGGATCAATCTTTGTGTAAATACGGATACCGATTGGTTTATCACTCGCTTCAGTGGTCGGGAATACCTGTGTGTCACCAAACAGTCTGAAGGCTATCAGGGCTACCAGGGGCCGGGCTGGCTGGGCCAGGCCATGATTCCTCTAGAACATGCGTTCAACCAGAGCATACACGACACCATCAACAACATTGATGCGGACACCCTGCGCAAAGTCATGCGTAGTCCGCTGATTTTTTCCGAAAGCCTGCTCAATATCCCCAAACAGGCAGCCAACATCCAGAGCAAGCTTAACCAATCCGTTTGGAACGGTAATATCTGGCAAAGCAATTATGTGAATACGCAGCAGAAAAACTTCTCCAAAAGCCTGCTTTCGGAGATCAGCCATACCGGTCACAAAACGCAGAAGATCATTGAAAACATGGTGTCTGAGCTGTACCAGACGGTAGTATCTGTCATGCTGGAGAACTCCAGTTTTTATGCGCAGCTGGCGGTAGAAATCATGGATCGCAACTTGTACGAGCGCGCCAATGATGTACGTTGGTGGGCGCTCACACACGTTTTCAGGGAAATGCTGGCACAGAGTCACCTGGCTGATGAAGATAAAAGCAAAATGACGGCAGTCTTGCGCTACATCAACAGCCTGTATACGGTTTATGACAACCTGATCATCTTTGATCGCAAGGGCGAAGTCATGGCCGTATCAAATATGCAATATGCCCATTTGGTTGGTCAGCCATTGGCCGATGAATGGGTCGGTCGAACGCGTAGCTGTAACTCGACGCAAGATTATGTTGTTTCGCAGTTTGAACCAACCCCTCTCTACAATGACAAACCGACCTATATTTACGCCGCCCCTATCCGCCACCTGGATGGCAACAGCATCGTTGGTGGCATCGCCATCGTGTTCGATAGTAGCCCCCAGTTCCAGGCCATGTTGCAGGATGTGATTCCGCGCGACAAGACAGATACGCCCGTCAAAGGCAGCTTCACTTTATTTGTGAATGAGCAGCTCAGTGTCATTGCGAGTACACACCCCGACTTCAACACCAGTGATACGTTTGAGCTGATGCCAGCCATCACCAAACTCAAAGAAGGTGACCAACTGTTTGATATTGCAGTTTACCAAAACACTTATTATGCGGTGGGTGCGCGTGCAGCTTATGGTTACCGTGAATTCAAGAGCGAACAGGACAGCTACCGCAACAAGATCGTCGCCCTGATCTTCACACCGTTGGGCAAAGTGGATGAAATTAACCAGCGCATTCATGCCGAAGCGCAAGTCATCCATAATAAATTCAACCCCAGCCTGTTCTCACAGTCCGGACAGGAGAGCCAGGAATATGCCACCTTTTATGTAGGGGATTCCTGGCTGGGCATTGAGGCGCGGTTTGTACGCGAGGCCATCGATGAAGAACAATTACGCACATTGCCGGAGTCAGCGCCGTTTATCGCCGGCATGCATACCTATCGTGAGGGTGTGATCCCGGTGATTGACCTGGCCCGCATGCTAGGACATCCTCATTACTTTACCGATTACCGGCAAATTGTCGTCATAGAAGACAAAGACCAGTCCCTCAAGTTCGGCGTGTTTGTATCGGCACTGGGTGAAATTCCCTATTTGACTACTCAGCAGATCCAGCCCATGAATACCTTTTTCAGAGGAGCCAGCAACAATCCTGGCGTTGCGATTGCCAATCTGGCCCAGCACAGCATGCTGACACTGATCACTGCCAGCAGCCTGTGGGAAAAGGTGTTGACGGGTCGCACCCAGCCTGAAGCGCAGGTATACGCCTGA
- the cobC gene encoding alpha-ribazole phosphatase, producing the protein MKLTLVRHTSLQITEGICYGQSDIDVSINFASELSQLKQKLIHEQIDAVYSSPLQRCSKLAHALGFDGILHDERLKELHFGDWEMQSWNDIPRELFDVWAQNYAELAPPNGETFAGLQQRGIDFLQEVQARHHGQHVLVVTHGGMIRALIAHVLNMQLKGLFRFHVDYASLTRLDLSGTIPKVEFVNR; encoded by the coding sequence ATGAAGCTGACACTGGTGCGTCATACCAGTTTGCAAATTACCGAGGGCATCTGTTATGGCCAGAGCGATATCGATGTCTCGATTAATTTTGCCAGCGAGTTGTCGCAACTCAAACAAAAACTCATCCATGAACAGATTGATGCGGTTTACAGTAGCCCCCTCCAACGTTGCAGCAAGCTGGCGCATGCACTGGGGTTTGATGGTATTTTGCATGATGAGCGCCTAAAAGAACTGCATTTTGGCGATTGGGAAATGCAATCCTGGAACGATATTCCACGAGAATTATTTGATGTGTGGGCGCAGAACTATGCCGAACTGGCGCCTCCAAATGGTGAAACCTTTGCCGGTTTGCAGCAGCGAGGCATCGATTTTTTGCAGGAAGTGCAGGCGCGCCATCATGGCCAGCATGTGTTGGTCGTGACTCATGGCGGGATGATACGCGCCTTGATTGCACATGTGCTGAACATGCAACTCAAAGGCCTTTTCCGCTTTCATGTGGATTACGCCAGCCTGACGCGGCTGGATCTCTCTGGAACAATTCCAAAGGTGGAGTTTGTAAATAGGTAG
- a CDS encoding HPP family protein — MADLPSFLKPYWPQRMTGTLRDYARAAIGAGLGILSTGLISLAAVSGDWHGVIFLIAPMGASAVILFCLPSSPLAQPWAILAGNTVAALAGVCFTQLLADQLVLAAALAMLTAIGLMFALRCLHPPSGAVALTAVLGGDAIHQLGYDFVWWPVLANSALLVLAAWLYHTLTGYRYPAVHHDHTPNTPTHMHYQFGFKQEDLQAALGQFHEVLDINPEQLQSLLEKTELIAYKRKLEAIECRQIMRPVTTTFEFGDALEMAWQVILKQTEPAIPVVNKAQLVIGLLSVSDFVRHAKAESYREVAPALKRLIRWSPTTHSDKPEVVGQIMTTPALTISENMHLMHTIPLMTSHHLQLLPVVDHTNKLVGILTQTDVIRALYR; from the coding sequence ATGGCAGATTTACCGTCTTTCCTGAAGCCCTACTGGCCTCAACGCATGACTGGCACCCTGCGCGACTATGCGCGGGCGGCGATAGGGGCGGGATTAGGGATTTTGTCTACCGGCCTGATCTCTCTGGCCGCCGTCTCTGGCGATTGGCATGGGGTGATCTTCCTGATCGCGCCCATGGGCGCTTCTGCCGTGATTCTGTTCTGCTTGCCTTCCAGCCCGCTGGCGCAACCATGGGCCATCCTGGCCGGGAATACTGTTGCCGCATTAGCAGGGGTGTGTTTTACGCAACTGCTGGCTGACCAGCTAGTATTAGCGGCGGCATTGGCCATGCTCACGGCCATTGGACTCATGTTTGCGCTACGCTGTTTGCACCCCCCCAGTGGTGCCGTGGCATTGACCGCCGTATTGGGTGGGGATGCCATTCACCAGTTGGGTTATGACTTTGTCTGGTGGCCGGTATTGGCAAACAGTGCATTACTGGTCTTGGCTGCCTGGCTCTACCACACCTTGACCGGCTACCGTTACCCTGCCGTGCATCATGACCACACACCGAATACACCGACGCACATGCATTACCAGTTCGGTTTCAAGCAGGAAGATTTGCAAGCCGCGCTGGGGCAATTTCACGAAGTGCTGGACATCAACCCCGAACAGCTACAAAGTCTGCTGGAGAAAACCGAACTCATCGCCTACAAACGCAAACTGGAAGCCATTGAGTGCCGGCAAATCATGCGGCCGGTGACCACCACTTTTGAGTTTGGAGATGCGCTGGAAATGGCATGGCAAGTGATTCTCAAGCAGACAGAGCCCGCCATCCCGGTGGTCAACAAGGCGCAACTGGTGATTGGCCTGCTCAGTGTTTCCGACTTTGTGCGCCATGCCAAGGCGGAAAGCTACCGCGAAGTGGCGCCTGCCCTCAAGCGCCTGATCCGCTGGTCACCCACCACGCACAGCGACAAACCGGAAGTGGTTGGGCAGATCATGACCACGCCCGCCCTGACCATCTCCGAAAATATGCACCTCATGCATACCATCCCGCTCATGACCAGCCATCATTTACAGCTGCTGCCTGTCGTTGACCACACCAATAAGCTGGTCGGCATCCTCACCCAGACCGACGTCATACGCGCGCTTTACCGTTAA
- a CDS encoding DegQ family serine endoprotease, giving the protein MQAFLHSRITHWVTVPLAVAALFGAGYWVKGDTLVNHAQATAPVSAKTMTAPSAYITLPNFASIANSQGAAVVNISVTGTVKTAGIPGVDPNDPMFELFRRFQPNLPQTETPMNGLGSGFIVKSDGVVLTNAHVVDKADVVTVKLSDKREFQAKVVGVDKLTDVAVLKIDAKDLPTVNIGSTKNSNVGDWVVAIGSPFGFENTVTAGIISAKSRALPDEGYVPFLQTDVAINPGNSGGPLFNLNGEVIGINSQIYSRSGGYQGLSFAIPIDVAMNIEQQLLETGKVSRGRLGIGVQAINQDLASSFGLKSPSGALVSNIEKNGPADKAGLEPGDVIVSFNGQSIDRSSDLPPMVASVKPGSTVNIEVWRNKQLKKLSVRVAEMQTAQAGPAALPDSQQPSLGVSVRPLTSQELAQTQLKQGLLVEEVAKGPAAAAGIQPGDVILAVNGDQVKSVAQLRDELSKNGKNVALLVMRGESKIYVPVKIG; this is encoded by the coding sequence ATGCAAGCATTTTTACACTCCAGGATCACCCACTGGGTGACTGTTCCACTGGCCGTGGCCGCCTTGTTTGGCGCCGGTTATTGGGTCAAGGGCGATACGCTGGTCAATCATGCGCAGGCGACCGCGCCCGTTTCAGCAAAAACCATGACCGCTCCCAGTGCTTATATTACCTTGCCTAATTTCGCCAGTATTGCGAATAGCCAGGGCGCGGCTGTGGTCAATATCAGTGTGACGGGCACGGTGAAAACGGCAGGGATTCCGGGCGTTGATCCCAATGACCCGATGTTTGAACTGTTCCGCCGCTTCCAGCCTAACCTGCCGCAAACTGAAACACCAATGAATGGCCTGGGTTCAGGGTTTATCGTCAAGTCAGATGGTGTGGTGCTGACCAATGCCCATGTTGTCGATAAGGCGGATGTCGTGACCGTAAAACTGTCTGATAAGCGCGAGTTCCAGGCCAAAGTGGTGGGCGTAGACAAGTTGACCGATGTGGCCGTGTTGAAGATTGATGCCAAGGATTTGCCAACAGTGAATATCGGCAGTACCAAAAATAGCAACGTTGGTGACTGGGTGGTGGCCATTGGCTCCCCGTTTGGCTTTGAGAATACAGTCACGGCAGGGATTATCTCGGCCAAGTCACGTGCCTTGCCAGATGAAGGCTATGTGCCATTCCTGCAAACCGATGTGGCCATCAACCCCGGTAATTCTGGTGGCCCGCTGTTTAACCTGAATGGCGAGGTGATCGGGATTAACTCACAAATTTACAGCCGTAGCGGCGGGTATCAAGGCCTGTCGTTTGCCATCCCGATTGATGTGGCGATGAACATTGAGCAACAATTATTGGAAACAGGTAAAGTCAGCCGTGGCCGTCTGGGCATCGGTGTGCAGGCGATTAATCAGGATTTGGCGAGCTCCTTTGGTTTGAAGTCGCCGAGTGGTGCGCTGGTCAGCAACATCGAAAAAAATGGTCCGGCAGATAAGGCGGGCCTGGAACCTGGTGATGTGATTGTCAGCTTTAATGGCCAAAGCATAGACCGCTCAAGTGATTTGCCACCCATGGTGGCCAGTGTGAAACCTGGCAGTACGGTTAACATTGAAGTTTGGCGCAACAAGCAACTGAAAAAATTGTCCGTACGTGTGGCCGAAATGCAAACGGCTCAGGCTGGGCCTGCAGCATTGCCGGATAGCCAGCAACCTAGTTTAGGGGTGAGTGTGCGTCCTTTGACTTCGCAAGAGTTGGCACAAACACAGCTCAAGCAGGGCTTGTTGGTTGAGGAAGTGGCTAAAGGCCCTGCCGCCGCCGCAGGCATTCAACCTGGCGATGTGATTTTGGCGGTGAATGGCGATCAGGTGAAAAGTGTGGCGCAATTGCGGGATGAGTTGTCTAAAAATGGCAAGAACGTTGCGTTACTGGTGATGCGTGGGGAAAGCAAGATTTACGTCCCGGTCAAGATTGGCTGA
- a CDS encoding DUF2721 domain-containing protein: MIEIHSVSDAIRDAVAPVFLLTGIGSILGVLIGRLGRSIDRARFLTDVPEEKRERFKDELKIIVRRTKWLRRAIGLATFAALCICVSIASMFISVETGLRLPHLVMVSFIISMASLILGLLCFLREIVLASREVIVPFQQQEKSGRH, from the coding sequence ATGATTGAAATTCACAGTGTGTCTGATGCCATTCGGGATGCGGTGGCGCCAGTGTTTTTGTTAACCGGCATAGGCTCTATTCTCGGCGTGTTGATTGGCCGCCTGGGCCGCTCGATAGACCGTGCTCGCTTTTTGACCGATGTACCGGAGGAGAAGCGCGAGCGTTTTAAGGATGAGCTGAAGATTATTGTGCGCCGGACCAAATGGCTGCGGCGGGCGATTGGGCTGGCCACCTTTGCGGCATTGTGTATTTGTGTCTCGATTGCGAGTATGTTCATCTCGGTGGAGACCGGTCTGCGGTTGCCGCACCTGGTGATGGTCTCCTTCATTATTTCCATGGCCTCGCTCATTCTGGGCCTGTTGTGTTTTTTACGCGAGATCGTACTGGCTTCGCGTGAGGTGATTGTGCCTTTTCAGCAGCAGGAAAAGTCAGGTAGGCATTAA
- a CDS encoding EAL domain-containing protein, whose product MNSQTTILGIMQNEILESLLTAQQQRLLDTLLDNLDGMIYRCLYDSSWTMIYVSKGCDSLTGYPAHDLLLNKEISYENITHPEDRQKSRAAIAEAVARGERYELEYRIIRADGEVVWVNERGSAVLDPAGQPVALEGIIQDISSRKRIEHELFSTEQKYRSMFENSTLGMFQTTESGTYLNANPALAKLYGYASPAALISDLNNISSQLYVSEARRGDFTEAIRAQGRVQNFESEVYRLDGGAIWISENAHAVYDADGNILYYEGTVEDITERKNHELQIRQLAVTDNLTGLLNRHAFSGKLASLIAEADKMQRKIAIAFIDLDHFKLINDTLGHRAGDKLLENVAQRLIQSTRPTDAIVRFGGDEFVMLYPGLRSAEDAEPLLERVMKAISQPIAIGDYVFNMTCSVGVSIYPDHAQEIDSLLTCADSALYSAKNAGKNKVQMFSGVLAQQLGERNEIEYGLGHALQRQELMLYYQPQINMQHGNISALEALIRWQHPEKGLIPPDQFIPVAEETGHILAIGEWVLQTACQKIKSMQTEWGYLVPIAINVSPIQFLRGNLVETVQRVLRQERVPPHLITLEVTENARFKDEAMFTRTLEQLKRLGVCIAIDDFGIGYSNMAYLKNYPIDELKIDKAFVQDLEQSVTNGNILLALINLGKSLHKSVTAEGIETEYQHRFLLHSGCDVGQGYYYSRPLSEEALAEFMRDQRPKFDHLQQVTR is encoded by the coding sequence ATGAATAGCCAGACGACCATTCTTGGCATCATGCAAAACGAAATCCTGGAATCCTTACTGACAGCACAGCAACAGCGATTGCTGGATACCCTGCTGGACAATCTGGATGGCATGATTTACCGCTGCCTGTATGACAGCAGCTGGACCATGATTTATGTCAGTAAGGGCTGCGATAGCCTGACGGGCTATCCGGCACATGACTTACTGCTCAACAAAGAAATTTCCTACGAAAACATCACACATCCTGAAGACAGGCAGAAATCACGTGCCGCCATTGCCGAAGCCGTTGCAAGGGGGGAGCGTTATGAACTCGAGTACCGCATTATCCGTGCAGATGGTGAAGTGGTGTGGGTGAACGAACGTGGCAGTGCAGTGCTTGATCCAGCCGGGCAACCGGTGGCGCTAGAAGGCATTATTCAAGATATCAGCAGCCGTAAACGCATAGAGCACGAGTTATTCAGTACCGAGCAAAAATACCGCTCCATGTTCGAAAACTCCACGCTGGGCATGTTCCAGACCACAGAGTCAGGCACCTACCTTAACGCCAATCCTGCCCTGGCCAAACTGTATGGTTACGCCTCCCCTGCTGCCCTCATTAGCGACCTTAATAATATCAGCAGCCAGTTGTATGTATCCGAAGCACGCCGTGGTGACTTTACTGAAGCCATCAGGGCTCAAGGGCGGGTGCAAAACTTTGAATCGGAGGTTTACCGGCTCGATGGCGGCGCGATCTGGATCTCGGAGAATGCGCATGCTGTGTATGACGCAGACGGCAATATCCTTTATTACGAAGGCACAGTAGAAGACATTACTGAACGTAAAAATCATGAACTGCAAATCCGCCAACTGGCGGTGACAGACAATCTGACCGGTCTGCTTAACCGTCATGCTTTTAGCGGCAAGCTGGCCAGCCTGATTGCTGAAGCAGATAAAATGCAACGCAAAATTGCAATTGCTTTTATCGACCTGGACCACTTCAAACTGATTAACGACACCCTGGGACATCGTGCCGGTGACAAGCTACTGGAAAATGTGGCGCAGCGCCTGATCCAAAGCACTCGTCCCACCGATGCCATTGTGCGTTTTGGCGGCGATGAATTTGTCATGCTTTACCCGGGGCTGCGCTCTGCTGAAGATGCCGAACCTTTGCTGGAACGCGTGATGAAAGCCATTTCACAACCGATTGCAATTGGCGACTATGTTTTCAATATGACTTGTAGCGTGGGCGTAAGCATTTACCCTGACCACGCCCAAGAAATTGATAGCCTGCTCACTTGTGCCGACTCGGCTCTATACAGCGCCAAAAATGCCGGCAAAAACAAGGTACAGATGTTCAGCGGTGTGCTGGCTCAACAACTGGGCGAACGCAACGAAATTGAATACGGTCTTGGCCATGCCTTGCAACGGCAGGAGCTGATGCTGTATTACCAGCCGCAAATCAATATGCAACATGGCAATATCAGCGCATTGGAGGCCCTGATCCGCTGGCAACATCCGGAAAAGGGATTGATTCCACCCGATCAGTTTATCCCGGTGGCGGAAGAAACTGGTCATATTCTTGCGATTGGCGAATGGGTACTCCAAACCGCCTGCCAGAAAATCAAGTCCATGCAGACGGAATGGGGCTACCTGGTCCCGATTGCCATTAACGTCTCGCCCATACAATTCTTGCGTGGCAACCTGGTGGAAACGGTGCAGCGCGTGTTGCGGCAAGAGCGCGTTCCACCACACCTGATTACATTGGAAGTCACGGAAAATGCACGCTTCAAAGATGAGGCCATGTTTACGCGCACGCTGGAGCAGTTGAAACGGCTGGGCGTATGTATTGCCATTGATGATTTCGGTATTGGCTATTCCAACATGGCCTACCTCAAAAACTATCCCATCGACGAATTAAAAATCGACAAGGCCTTTGTGCAAGATCTGGAGCAAAGTGTGACCAATGGCAACATTTTGCTGGCATTGATCAACCTTGGCAAAAGCCTGCATAAATCAGTCACGGCTGAAGGCATAGAAACTGAATACCAGCATCGCTTTTTGCTACACAGTGGTTGCGATGTGGGCCAGGGCTATTACTACAGCCGACCGCTCTCTGAGGAAGCACTGGCAGAATTCATGCGTGACCAGCGGCCCAAATTTGATCACTTGCAACAGGTGACCAGGTAA
- a CDS encoding adenosylcobinamide-GDP ribazoletransferase gives MKLQWRYFLLAVGFFTRLPVPALPDFQEAELNHAARYFPMVGLLVGLMAAVTWWLASWVLPPALAVLCSMAATIYVTGAFHEDGLADSADGLGGGIDRARQLEIMQDSRLGSYGAIALVGMLLFKFQALSALTPAILPFALISAHALSRLAAVYIMATASYVRSAGKSKPLATMLTRQDLWFASAFGLLCWLGFAAMLGVNQSMMAAIRFLLVTALPVLGIWWWWRRLILRNLQGYTGDTLGATQQLTELAFYLGLLAWEHVV, from the coding sequence GTGAAGCTGCAATGGCGCTATTTTCTGCTGGCCGTGGGTTTTTTCACGCGGCTGCCGGTCCCGGCGTTGCCGGATTTTCAGGAGGCTGAGCTCAATCATGCTGCCAGGTATTTCCCCATGGTGGGGTTGCTGGTTGGTTTAATGGCAGCCGTGACGTGGTGGCTGGCAAGTTGGGTCCTGCCACCTGCGTTAGCCGTATTGTGTAGTATGGCCGCCACGATTTATGTGACAGGGGCCTTTCATGAAGATGGCCTGGCCGACAGTGCGGATGGTCTGGGTGGCGGTATAGACCGCGCACGACAACTGGAAATCATGCAGGATTCCCGGCTAGGCAGTTATGGGGCGATTGCACTGGTAGGCATGCTGCTATTCAAGTTCCAGGCTTTATCCGCGCTTACCCCTGCAATCTTGCCGTTTGCCTTGATCTCTGCGCATGCCCTGAGCCGCCTGGCGGCGGTGTATATCATGGCGACGGCAAGTTATGTGCGGTCTGCCGGTAAATCCAAGCCACTGGCAACGATGCTCACACGGCAAGATCTGTGGTTCGCCAGTGCGTTTGGTTTACTGTGCTGGTTGGGCTTTGCTGCGATGCTGGGTGTGAATCAATCGATGATGGCTGCGATTAGGTTCCTGCTTGTCACAGCGCTGCCGGTGCTGGGTATCTGGTGGTGGTGGCGTCGCCTGATTTTGCGAAACTTGCAGGGCTATACCGGCGATACGCTGGGTGCGACCCAGCAATTGACTGAACTGGCATTTTATTTGGGCCTGCTGGCCTGGGAGCATGTCGTATGA
- a CDS encoding FMN-binding negative transcriptional regulator has protein sequence MYTPKHFSAPSDQALQDLMRAYPFATLVIHSADGFNAHHLPLYFDGNRTLSGHVARANPLWQEAENAQEVLVIFHGPNAYVSPSWYPTKASTGRVVPTWNYVVVHARGKLRVINDVHWLRSHLEALTAHHEAPFEQAWQLGDAPADFIDQLMQLVVGIEIEITQLTGKWKVSQNQPLENQLGVVEGLKSTANTQASEMAGIVETINRLKS, from the coding sequence ATGTATACGCCAAAACATTTTTCTGCTCCCAGTGATCAAGCGTTGCAAGATTTAATGCGGGCATACCCGTTTGCTACTCTGGTCATCCATTCCGCCGATGGGTTCAATGCACATCATCTCCCGTTATACTTTGATGGCAACAGGACATTAAGCGGTCACGTTGCCCGTGCAAACCCTTTATGGCAAGAGGCGGAAAACGCTCAGGAGGTGCTCGTGATCTTTCATGGGCCCAATGCCTATGTTTCGCCTTCGTGGTATCCCACCAAGGCTAGCACCGGTAGGGTGGTGCCGACCTGGAATTATGTGGTGGTACATGCGCGCGGCAAATTGCGGGTGATCAATGATGTGCACTGGTTACGTTCACATCTTGAAGCGCTGACTGCCCACCACGAGGCCCCCTTTGAGCAGGCGTGGCAGTTGGGCGATGCGCCTGCAGACTTTATTGATCAATTGATGCAGTTAGTCGTGGGAATTGAGATTGAAATCACACAATTGACCGGTAAGTGGAAGGTGAGCCAGAATCAGCCGCTGGAAAATCAATTGGGTGTAGTGGAAGGCTTGAAAAGCACGGCTAACACTCAAGCCAGCGAAATGGCTGGGATCGTGGAAACGATTAATCGCTTAAAGAGTTAA
- the cobT gene encoding nicotinate-nucleotide--dimethylbenzimidazole phosphoribosyltransferase — MQTFQITPIHNETLQAALVQRINQKTKPLGALGRLESLAMQIGLVQQTEHPVLQQPAMLVFAGDHGIVAEGVSPYPQAVTAQMVLNFLNGGAAINVFARQHGFDLHVVDSGVNAVLQPHPMLIDAKLGMGTANFLQQPAMTAAQCAEAIRTGAEIARDVVMQGTNVLALGEMGIGNTSSASCLMSVLCGQPMHQCVGRGTGLSDKGLQHKLSVLTSALQHHHVSGDDPLQVLAVFGGFEIAMMVGALLAAAEARATLLIDGFIATSALLVAAKLYPQVVDYCVFAHCSDESGHRMMLDHLKAQPLLHLALRLGEGTGAVLAYPLLQSSVAFLHEMASFDSAGVSGQVQ, encoded by the coding sequence ATGCAGACATTCCAGATTACACCCATCCACAACGAAACCTTGCAAGCGGCACTTGTCCAACGCATCAACCAGAAAACCAAACCTTTGGGTGCGCTTGGTCGCCTTGAAAGCCTGGCGATGCAGATCGGGCTAGTGCAGCAAACTGAACATCCTGTGTTGCAGCAGCCAGCCATGCTGGTATTTGCCGGAGACCATGGCATTGTGGCTGAGGGTGTCAGTCCTTATCCGCAGGCAGTCACTGCACAAATGGTGCTCAATTTTTTAAATGGCGGCGCAGCCATTAATGTGTTTGCCAGGCAGCATGGATTTGATCTGCATGTCGTGGATAGCGGTGTGAATGCTGTACTGCAGCCACATCCCATGCTGATTGATGCCAAGTTAGGCATGGGCACAGCCAACTTCTTGCAACAGCCAGCCATGACCGCGGCGCAATGTGCAGAAGCGATTCGCACTGGGGCCGAGATTGCGCGTGATGTGGTGATGCAGGGCACGAATGTACTGGCGCTGGGCGAAATGGGGATAGGCAATACCTCCAGTGCCAGTTGCCTCATGAGCGTGTTGTGTGGGCAGCCTATGCACCAGTGTGTGGGGCGCGGTACAGGGCTCAGTGACAAGGGCTTGCAACATAAACTGTCAGTCCTGACCTCCGCCTTGCAGCATCATCACGTTTCCGGTGATGATCCCTTGCAAGTGCTGGCCGTATTTGGCGGCTTTGAAATTGCCATGATGGTAGGCGCTTTACTGGCTGCGGCAGAGGCCAGGGCCACGCTCCTGATTGATGGGTTTATTGCAACTTCCGCTTTGCTGGTGGCGGCCAAACTCTATCCCCAAGTGGTCGATTATTGTGTGTTTGCACATTGTTCGGATGAAAGCGGGCATCGCATGATGCTGGATCATCTCAAGGCACAACCTTTGTTGCACCTTGCCTTGCGATTAGGCGAAGGCACGGGCGCGGTGCTGGCTTATCCCTTGCTGCAGTCATCCGTCGCTTTCTTGCATGAAATGGCCAGCTTTGACAGCGCTGGCGTCAGTGGGCAAGTACAGTGA